In Zonotrichia leucophrys gambelii isolate GWCS_2022_RI chromosome 6, RI_Zleu_2.0, whole genome shotgun sequence, one genomic interval encodes:
- the SLC18A3 gene encoding vesicular acetylcholine transporter: MSEAGGAGRARAAVERLSEAVGERRRRLGTAMGEARRQRRLLLMVVCVALLLDNMLYMVIVPIIPDYIAAMRGGGGTAGPSAPAGGNGSGGGNRSLLPARYPPATGTNEDVQIGVLFASKAMLQLLVNPLSGTLIDRVGYEAPLLAGLAVLFLSTATFAFAENYATLFAARSLQGLGSAFADTAGIALIADRYAEEPARSRALGTALACISFGSLAAPPFGGVLYEFAGKRVPFLVLACVCLLDGLMLLVLAPPGGTGARANMPVGTPIHRLMIDPYIAVVAGALATCNIPLAFLEPTIANWMKDSMGASEWEVGLTWLPAFFPHVLGVYVTVQLAAAYPHLQWFYGALGMAIIGASSCLVPACRNFGQVIIPLCGICFGIALVDTALLPTLAFLVDVRHVSVYGSVYAIADISYCVAYALGPIVAGQIVHTMGFAQLNLGMGLANVLYAPVLLLLKNVCQMKPSHSERNILLEEGPKGLYDTIKMEERKGMGKSLQPAGEMDENGMGSYHRDLKGVSEEDSSDYEYS, encoded by the coding sequence ATGTCGGaggcggggggcgcgggccgGGCGCGGGCCGCCGTGGAGCGGCTCTCGGAGGCGGTGggcgagcggcggcggcggctgggCACCGCCATGGGGGAGGcacggcggcagcggcggctgctgctgatggtggTGTGCGTGGCGCTGCTGCTGGACAACATGCTCTACATGGTCATCGTGCCCATCATCCCCGACTACATCGCGGCTATGCGCGGCGGCGGGGGCACCGCCGGCCCGTCCGCGCCCGCGGGGGGCAacgggagcggcggcggcaaCCGGAGCCTTCTGCCTGCGCGGTACCCGCCGGCCACGGGGACCAACGAGGACGTGCAGATCGGGGTGCTGTTCGCCTCCAAAGccatgctgcagctgctggtgaacCCCCTCAGCGGCACCCTCATCGACCGCGTGGGCTACGAGGCACCGCTGCTGGCCGGGCTGGCCGTCCTGTTCCTCTCCACCGCCACCTTCGCCTTCGCCGAGAACTACGCGACGCTGTTCGCGGCGCGcagcctgcaggggctgggctctgcctttgCGGACACGGCCGGCATCGCCCTCATCGCTGACCGCTACGCCGAGGAGCCGGCGCGGAGCCGCGCCCTGGGCACGGCGCTGGCCTGCATCTCCTTCGGCAGCCTGGCCGCCCCCCCCTTCGGCGGCGTCCTCTACGAGTTCGCGGGCAAGCGGGTGCCCTTCCTGGTGCTGGCCTGCGTCTGCCTCCTCGACGGGCTGATGCTGCTGGTCCTGGCGCCGCCCGGTGGCACCGGGGCACGGGCCAACATGCCAGTGGGCACCCCGATACACCGCCTCATGATTGACCCCTACATTGCCGTGGTGGCAGGGGCCCTGGCCACCTGCAACATCCCCCTGGCCTTCCTGGAGCCCACCATCGCCAACTGGATGAAGGATTCCATGGGGGCCAGCGAGTGGGAGGTGGGCCTCACCTGGCTGCCCGCCTTCTTCCCCCACGTGCTGGGTGTCTACGTCACCgtccagctggctgctgcctaCCCACACCTGCAGTGGTTTTACGGGGCCCTGGGCATGGCCATCATCggtgccagctcctgcctggtgcCCGCCTGCAGGAATTTCGGGCAGGTCATCATTCCCCTCTGTGGCATCTGCTTTGGCATCGCCCTggtggacacagccctgctgcccaccctggctTTCCTGGTGGACGTGCGCCACGTCTCAGTCTATGGCAGCGTCTATGCCATTGCAGACATCTCCTATTGTGTGGCATATGCCCTGGGGCCCATCGTGGCCGGCCAGATTGTGCACACCATGGGCTTTGCACAGCTCAACCTAGGCATGGGGCTTGCCAACGTGCTTTATGcccctgtccttctcctcctcaaAAATGTCTGCCAAATGAAACCCTCTCACTCGGAGAGGAACATCCTCCTTGAAGAAGGACCTAAGGGACTCTACGACACCATCAAAATGGAGGAGCGCAAAGGCATGGGCAAAAGCCTCCAGCCAGCGGGCGAGATGGATGAGAATGGCATGGGCTCTTACCACAGAGACCTGAAAGGGGTGTCTGAGGAGGACTCATCCGACTATGAGTACAGTTAG